The following are encoded in a window of Haliotis asinina isolate JCU_RB_2024 chromosome 14, JCU_Hal_asi_v2, whole genome shotgun sequence genomic DNA:
- the LOC137261308 gene encoding CD9 antigen-like, which translates to MCGDMTKCFMHVFNVLFLVIGLGLTGMGIWLRLDENAGKHFENSDNFNALHAGSYVFIGVGVVIVLLAIIGICGTIRRSQCLLVVFFIGLFIITLILIAIGVIVLTQMNVVKESFGDYLMTKVQDNSEESKSYMENLQNAFDCCGAKTGLTDYPVTRLAQNNCKLDNYAKPCSDAFFKKLSPNLMVTAGISFGAAFIMMLGMALSMCYCCAIRKSG; encoded by the exons ATGTGTGGAGACATGACCAAGTGTTTTATGCACGTGTTCAACGTGCTGTTCCTG GTGATTGGCCTAGGTCTGACAGGCATGGGGATATGGCTACGTCTGGACGAAAATGCTGGTAAACATTTCGAGAACTCAGACAACTTCAATGCCTTGCATGCTGGTTCTTACGTCTTCATCGGTGTTGGGGTTGTCATCGTCCTGTTAGCCATTATTGGAATCTGTGGAACAATCAGAAGGAGCCAGTGCCTACTTGTCGTG TTCTTCATAGGCTTGTTTATCATCACACTCATTCTCATCGCAATAGGTGTGATCGTCTTGACGCAGATGAATGTG GTGAAGGAATCGTTCGGCGATTACCTAATGACGAAGGTGCAGGACAATAGTGAAGAGTCGAAGTCGTACATGGAGAATTTACAGAATGCG TTTGATTGCTGCGGAGCTAAAACCGGCCTTACTGATTATCCAGTGACCAGACTGGCTCAAAACAACTGCAAACTAGATAATTATGCGAAG CCTTGTTCGGACGCGTTTTTCAAAAAACTGTCCCCTAACCTCATGGTGACTGCCGGGATTTCATTTGGTGCTGCTTTCATCATG ATGCTAGGAATGGCCTTGTCCATGTGCTACTGTTGTGCCATAAGAAAGAGTGGATGA